In Pelosinus sp. UFO1, one genomic interval encodes:
- a CDS encoding RelA/SpoT domain-containing protein — protein MSLIKESFLTIHHISEDDIIKSEINWETITDIFLDFNNYKYVYQTQAEFIASTLRTHPKIHFVKSRVKESERLIEKIIRKTPTRKESYGKDFQFTVENYKEEITDLIGIRAIHIFKEDWDDIHNFITKTWKVMEITANVREGDDTQRFEDLKIKINSRKSGYRSVHYLIEFFPTNQKVIAEIQVRTIFEEGYGEIDHQLRYSHKEIPQILASNLLLFNRIAGSSDEMASFINQLNKNLSDIKKEYEKTITTKDLKIKELKEQLK, from the coding sequence ATGAGCCTTATAAAAGAATCTTTTCTAACAATTCATCATATTTCTGAAGATGATATTATCAAGAGTGAAATAAACTGGGAGACGATAACAGATATTTTTCTTGATTTTAATAACTATAAATATGTGTACCAAACCCAGGCTGAATTTATCGCTAGTACACTAAGAACACACCCTAAAATACATTTTGTAAAATCTAGGGTCAAAGAATCAGAGCGGCTTATCGAGAAAATCATTCGCAAAACACCAACTAGAAAAGAATCTTATGGCAAAGATTTTCAGTTTACAGTTGAAAATTACAAGGAAGAAATAACTGATTTAATCGGAATTAGGGCGATTCATATTTTCAAAGAAGATTGGGATGATATCCATAATTTCATTACAAAGACTTGGAAAGTTATGGAAATTACCGCAAATGTTCGAGAAGGTGATGACACCCAGCGTTTTGAAGACTTAAAGATTAAAATCAATTCAAGAAAATCCGGCTATCGTTCCGTTCACTACTTGATAGAATTTTTCCCTACTAACCAAAAAGTAATTGCAGAAATTCAAGTACGAACAATCTTTGAAGAAGGCTATGGTGAAATCGACCATCAATTGCGATATTCTCACAAAGAAATCCCACAAATACTGGCTTCTAATCTTTTATTATTTAATCGTATCGCTGGCAGCTCTGATGAAATGGCATCCTTTATCAATCAACTGAATAAAAACCTTAGCGACATAAAAAAAGAATATGAAAAAACCATAACGACAAAGGATCTAAAAATAAAAGAACTAAAAGAACAGCTGAAATAA
- a CDS encoding MFS transporter — MNLDLNLLLPYLIFVFQGLIAPLGSVMIIEIAKKYSVDTSMIGYVFALSIIGGGIAALASGFLLETIGKRRLIFVGILCGGLAVVSITVSNHLTMFGMGVFLTGLSNWLLTAVGNEIVVENYQGKKRSSQLNLLNFFYSVGALVTPALAGSMLARGIQWEMIFLTPFTLLGALALFAYFFKSNLSKVPASSLEKVAQSNSSESWNANMYRTSIALGVYCMLELSYTYWIVVHLRENLSVDIVEASLVLTIFYICQAIGRFITGIVIKYISLYRYIISCAFIGLAAASFIIISKSYVVILCLTILFGLAVAGLYPSILSYGTLQATHSPRAVTFFLTSGLAGSVVGMLVTSFLKQQVGSWACIVVTAISAALVILLIGSTMEKGEG, encoded by the coding sequence ATGAATCTAGATTTAAACCTTTTACTGCCGTATCTTATTTTTGTCTTTCAGGGGCTCATAGCTCCTCTAGGTAGTGTTATGATCATAGAGATTGCTAAGAAATATTCTGTAGATACTTCAATGATTGGTTATGTTTTTGCTCTTAGCATCATAGGGGGCGGGATAGCTGCCTTAGCAAGTGGTTTTTTGCTAGAGACAATTGGAAAACGCAGACTTATTTTTGTTGGGATTTTGTGTGGAGGATTGGCTGTTGTCTCAATTACGGTTTCTAATCATTTAACGATGTTTGGGATGGGGGTATTTCTTACAGGTTTAAGCAATTGGCTATTGACGGCTGTTGGTAACGAGATCGTTGTTGAAAATTACCAGGGAAAAAAACGCTCCTCACAACTTAATTTATTAAATTTCTTTTATAGTGTAGGTGCTCTGGTAACTCCCGCTTTGGCTGGTTCTATGCTAGCGAGGGGCATTCAATGGGAAATGATTTTTTTAACGCCCTTTACGTTACTAGGAGCATTGGCTCTATTTGCTTATTTTTTTAAGTCTAACCTATCCAAAGTTCCTGCAAGCTCTTTGGAAAAAGTGGCGCAATCGAACTCTAGTGAAAGTTGGAACGCGAATATGTATCGGACTAGCATCGCTTTGGGAGTTTACTGTATGTTGGAACTTAGTTATACCTATTGGATTGTTGTACATCTTAGGGAGAACTTGTCAGTAGATATTGTGGAGGCAAGTTTGGTTCTGACTATTTTTTATATATGCCAGGCGATAGGTAGATTTATAACAGGGATTGTAATAAAATACATATCTCTTTACCGCTATATCATTTCCTGCGCCTTTATTGGTCTTGCTGCTGCTAGTTTCATTATTATTAGCAAAAGCTACGTAGTGATACTTTGCCTAACAATCTTATTCGGGTTAGCAGTCGCTGGTTTGTATCCATCAATCCTATCCTATGGAACCTTACAAGCTACGCATTCACCTCGTGCTGTGACTTTTTTTTTGACATCTGGTCTTGCTGGTTCTGTTGTGGGAATGTTGGTAACAAGTTTTTTAAAACAACAAGTTGGCTCTTGGGCATGTATTGTTGTCACGGCTATATCGGCGGCATTGGTTATCCTATTGATAGGAAGTACTATGGAAAAGGGGGAAGGGTAA
- a CDS encoding anti-sigma-F factor Fin: MKIYYSCEHCGDAIDTIEVDEVDEVKFGFDCLTAEERQDIIKVDLMKNTMYVHSLCDKCIESMGFFEEGLPQKQQKEFLH; this comes from the coding sequence ATGAAAATATATTATAGTTGTGAACATTGTGGTGATGCTATCGATACAATAGAGGTAGATGAAGTAGATGAAGTTAAGTTCGGTTTTGATTGCTTGACTGCTGAAGAACGCCAAGATATAATAAAAGTTGATTTAATGAAGAATACCATGTATGTTCATTCTTTATGTGATAAGTGTATAGAGTCCATGGGGTTTTTTGAGGAAGGGCTGCCTCAAAAGCAGCAAAAAGAGTTTTTACATTAA
- the mfd gene encoding transcription-repair coupling factor, with the protein MNNLFEIMKNDPGIKRVLAAYQMTASQSQIYGVTGAQKSALLAAAYQLSPRPTVIITGNQESVEQLRADFATLLPGTLVLELPALDIITFTAAAKGVELAARRMDVLGRMIRGENLIVLATAEATIQKVLPREHFENNRITITSGTEIIREELLESLVRFGYERVEQVDGLGQFSARGGIIDIFPISNKVPIRLELFGDEVDSLREFDAGTQRSMHPVVQVDILPLSEVEQTGTPTVFLSYLPPSATVVFDEAARVREQMSKLVKENPELKKSTFTWSDIVAVAKHYNVMYLSLMLQKIPYTQPDEIVSITAKSIVPFQRQMDMLLAELKSWQEHKSYTIIFMSNSEKALSLQHSLVEDGIHAVFSETIPTLVEGSVLVTVGLLTAGFELPQAHMAVITEKDIMGRQKKKPRPRVGKGQQIAYFRDIKIGDYVVHVNHGIGKYVGVETLVVGNVHKDYLHIRYAGEDKLYVPTDQVNLLQKYIGSEGDAPRLNKMGGSEWLKAKGKAEKAVADMAKELLEIYAKREIVSGYAFEADTPWQKEFEDAFPFEETPDQLSAITEIKADMQQAKPMDRLLCGDVGFGKTEVAVRAAFKAVMGGKQVAILVPTTVLAQQHYQTISARFAGFGPVVDVISRFRSAKEQRATIEALRNGQVDVLIGTHRILQSDVNFKDIGLLIVDEEQRFGVKQKEKLKQWSAGIDVLTLSATPIPRTLHMSLVGARDMSIIETPPEERFPVQSYVVEYNEEVMRDAIKRELKRGGQVYFVYNRVQTIDKMHRRLSEMLPDAKIRVAHGQMPEEILEQAMLDFYEGNDDVLLCTSIIENGLDVPNANTIIVYDADRFGLSQLYQMRGRVGRSHRMAFAYFTYRQDKVLTEVAEKRLQAIKEFAELGAGFKIAMRDLEIRGAGNLLGAQQHGHIVSVGFEMYCRLLDEAVQQLKTGQKFEAPIEPVLEFNIDAYISGDYISDAMHKIEIYQRIAASRNDQHISDLVDELVDRFGEPPTCVVNLLEVVRIKNLARAIGIRSVIQQSNYIEVTFIDRPHVEPAQIMALKDAFPNRVMMYPEGIRLKTAQITNEALIGWLVKVFKTLVP; encoded by the coding sequence ATGAATAATTTATTTGAAATTATGAAAAATGACCCAGGGATAAAGCGGGTACTTGCCGCTTATCAAATGACTGCTAGCCAAAGCCAAATTTATGGCGTAACAGGTGCGCAAAAAAGCGCATTACTGGCTGCAGCCTATCAATTAAGTCCAAGGCCTACTGTGATTATTACTGGCAATCAGGAGTCGGTGGAGCAATTGCGCGCTGATTTTGCCACATTACTTCCTGGTACCCTTGTTCTTGAATTGCCTGCTTTGGATATTATTACCTTTACTGCCGCTGCTAAAGGGGTAGAGTTAGCAGCCCGCCGTATGGATGTGTTAGGACGCATGATTCGGGGGGAAAATCTGATTGTTTTAGCGACGGCTGAGGCAACAATCCAAAAAGTGTTACCACGAGAACATTTTGAGAATAATCGTATTACAATAACCAGCGGCACAGAAATTATCCGTGAGGAATTATTAGAATCCTTGGTTCGATTTGGTTATGAGCGAGTTGAACAAGTAGACGGACTTGGTCAATTTAGTGCCAGAGGCGGAATTATAGATATATTTCCTATTAGCAATAAAGTGCCAATTCGTTTGGAGTTATTCGGCGACGAAGTAGATTCTCTGCGTGAATTTGATGCTGGAACACAACGGTCTATGCATCCTGTGGTGCAAGTTGATATTTTGCCTCTTTCTGAAGTAGAGCAAACAGGAACGCCTACCGTGTTTTTATCGTATTTGCCTCCTAGTGCCACCGTAGTATTTGATGAGGCTGCTCGCGTTCGGGAGCAGATGAGTAAGTTGGTTAAGGAAAATCCTGAACTGAAGAAAAGTACGTTTACTTGGTCAGATATAGTAGCCGTTGCGAAACATTATAATGTAATGTACCTATCTTTAATGTTACAAAAGATTCCTTACACCCAACCTGATGAAATTGTTAGTATTACGGCTAAAAGTATTGTGCCATTTCAACGTCAGATGGATATGTTACTCGCCGAACTGAAAAGTTGGCAGGAACATAAATCATATACCATTATTTTCATGTCAAATAGTGAGAAAGCCTTATCACTTCAGCACAGTTTGGTAGAGGACGGCATTCATGCCGTTTTTTCTGAAACAATTCCTACCCTAGTGGAAGGCTCTGTATTAGTGACCGTAGGCTTATTAACGGCAGGCTTTGAGCTGCCACAGGCTCATATGGCCGTCATTACAGAAAAAGATATTATGGGCAGGCAAAAGAAAAAGCCTCGTCCAAGAGTGGGTAAAGGGCAGCAAATTGCCTACTTCCGTGATATTAAGATTGGCGACTATGTTGTACATGTCAATCATGGTATTGGAAAGTATGTGGGAGTAGAGACCCTTGTTGTTGGCAACGTTCATAAAGACTACTTACACATCCGCTATGCTGGAGAAGACAAACTTTACGTTCCGACAGATCAAGTAAATCTATTACAAAAGTACATTGGTTCAGAAGGGGATGCACCTCGTTTAAATAAAATGGGGGGCAGCGAATGGCTAAAAGCCAAGGGAAAAGCAGAAAAAGCCGTGGCGGACATGGCAAAAGAATTGCTAGAGATCTATGCCAAACGGGAGATCGTATCTGGCTACGCTTTTGAGGCGGATACTCCTTGGCAAAAAGAATTTGAAGATGCTTTCCCTTTTGAAGAAACGCCAGATCAATTAAGTGCTATTACTGAAATAAAAGCAGATATGCAGCAGGCGAAGCCCATGGATCGACTATTATGTGGGGATGTGGGTTTTGGTAAAACAGAGGTTGCTGTTCGCGCAGCCTTTAAAGCTGTTATGGGTGGTAAGCAAGTGGCGATTTTAGTACCGACTACAGTGCTGGCTCAGCAGCACTATCAGACGATAAGTGCTCGGTTTGCCGGTTTTGGGCCAGTGGTAGATGTGATTAGTCGTTTTCGTAGTGCAAAAGAGCAACGTGCAACTATTGAGGCCTTAAGGAACGGCCAAGTAGATGTATTAATTGGGACACACCGTATATTGCAATCGGATGTGAATTTTAAAGATATTGGTCTGCTCATTGTCGATGAAGAACAGCGTTTTGGGGTCAAGCAAAAAGAAAAGTTAAAACAGTGGAGCGCAGGCATTGACGTACTTACCTTAAGCGCTACACCAATCCCACGGACTCTACATATGTCATTAGTAGGGGCGAGGGATATGAGTATTATTGAAACTCCTCCCGAAGAACGTTTCCCCGTACAAAGTTATGTAGTGGAATATAACGAAGAAGTTATGCGTGATGCAATTAAACGGGAACTAAAAAGAGGTGGGCAGGTATATTTTGTCTATAATAGAGTGCAAACCATTGATAAAATGCATCGTAGGTTGTCAGAAATGCTGCCTGATGCCAAAATTAGGGTAGCTCATGGGCAAATGCCAGAAGAAATATTAGAACAAGCTATGCTTGATTTTTATGAGGGTAATGATGATGTATTGCTGTGCACTAGTATCATTGAGAATGGTCTTGATGTACCAAATGCCAATACCATTATTGTTTATGATGCAGATCGATTTGGTTTATCACAACTTTATCAGATGCGGGGGAGAGTCGGACGTTCTCACCGTATGGCTTTTGCCTATTTTACCTATCGACAGGATAAAGTTTTGACAGAAGTAGCTGAAAAACGTTTGCAAGCAATTAAGGAGTTTGCAGAATTAGGTGCAGGTTTTAAAATTGCTATGCGTGATTTAGAAATTAGGGGTGCTGGAAATCTCTTGGGAGCGCAGCAGCATGGACATATTGTTAGTGTAGGTTTTGAAATGTATTGTCGTTTATTAGATGAAGCGGTTCAACAGTTAAAAACTGGACAAAAATTCGAGGCACCGATTGAACCAGTGCTAGAATTTAATATAGATGCTTATATAAGTGGCGACTATATTAGTGATGCCATGCATAAAATTGAAATATACCAACGTATTGCTGCCAGTAGGAATGACCAACATATTTCAGATCTTGTTGATGAATTGGTAGATCGATTTGGTGAACCACCCACCTGTGTGGTTAACTTACTAGAAGTTGTTAGAATTAAAAATTTAGCGAGAGCTATTGGCATTCGGTCAGTTATTCAGCAAAGTAATTATATTGAAGTCACATTTATAGATCGGCCTCATGTAGAACCGGCTCAAATCATGGCTCTAAAAGATGCGTTTCCCAATCGGGTCATGATGTATCCTGAAGGGATTCGTCTAAAGACGGCTCAAATTACGAATGAGGCATTAATTGGCTGGTTGGTGAAAGTATTTAAAACATTAGTTCCTTGA
- the spoVT gene encoding stage V sporulation protein T: MKATGIVRRIDDLGRVVIPKEIRRTLRIREGDPLEIYVDREGEVILKKYSPVSELGDFAKEYADSLYEAVGHIVLIADRDTIVAVAGSSKKEFLNKPLGSVLEKVMEDRKAIVLNNLTDGKGCKGCIIDAGDDDEVCKFTSEVIAPIIVEGTSIGAVVLCSKQQGVQMSEMEVKLAETAAGFLAKQMAT; the protein is encoded by the coding sequence GTGAAAGCGACTGGAATTGTAAGAAGAATTGATGATTTAGGTAGAGTAGTAATACCAAAAGAAATTAGGCGAACACTTAGAATTCGTGAAGGTGATCCACTGGAAATATATGTTGACCGAGAAGGGGAAGTTATTCTTAAGAAATATTCTCCAGTAAGTGAGCTAGGTGATTTCGCAAAGGAATATGCTGATTCCTTGTATGAAGCTGTAGGTCATATTGTCTTAATAGCAGACAGAGATACTATAGTCGCTGTCGCAGGCTCATCGAAGAAAGAGTTCTTGAATAAGCCATTGGGTTCTGTATTGGAAAAAGTAATGGAAGATCGTAAGGCAATCGTATTGAACAATCTTACTGACGGTAAAGGTTGTAAAGGCTGTATTATTGACGCAGGTGATGACGATGAAGTATGTAAATTTACATCAGAAGTCATTGCCCCAATTATTGTTGAAGGTACGTCCATTGGTGCAGTCGTTCTTTGCTCCAAACAGCAGGGAGTGCAGATGAGTGAAATGGAAGTCAAGCTAGCAGAAACTGCTGCAGGATTCCTTGCAAAACAAATGGCAACATAA
- a CDS encoding polysaccharide biosynthesis protein gives MSKDTFLKGAFILTAAGVIVKLIGSVNRILLSRLLGGEGIGLYQMAYPIYLLALSVSSAGIPVAISIIVAEKVALSDFRGANRVFRISLGLLIMTGVTFTFLLYFGAGWLIEHQFIRDPRAYYAIAALAPAILFVTVLSSYRGYFQGLQMMTPTAVSQIFEQLLRVITMIALAFYLLPLGLEYAAAGASFGAAPGAVAGLIVLMYYYWQHRIELQMKIVAEPIIKQEASSKVISRIIKLALPVSLANIMLPVVSSIDLLIVPARLEVAGYTIEQATELFGYLTGMAIALINVPTILTGSLSSSLVPAISEAFTLKNYHRIYQSTAMAMRIANLITIPSFIGMYLLATPISLMLYGTPNAGVSIAILSGGVVLLGIHQVTTGVLQGLGHTAIPLINMVVAAIVKIMLSWTLTAMPSLGIEGAAWATNVDFTLGALLNVYFVYHYVGFSIDAKDTVKTAIAAVVMGVIVLLTYDGVMLKTFDNTTATLASISVGGSMYGIILLLLGGIQQRDIEKLPKFGLQLAGFLSKIGVLRK, from the coding sequence GTGAGTAAAGATACTTTTTTAAAAGGGGCATTCATTTTAACTGCTGCCGGTGTTATTGTAAAATTAATTGGATCGGTAAACCGTATTTTACTGTCTCGCCTATTAGGGGGAGAGGGTATTGGATTATATCAGATGGCTTATCCCATTTATCTTTTGGCGTTAAGTGTTTCATCAGCTGGTATTCCTGTAGCGATTTCTATCATTGTGGCAGAGAAGGTAGCGTTATCTGATTTTCGTGGGGCAAATCGCGTATTTCGTATTTCGTTAGGTTTACTAATTATGACAGGGGTTACTTTTACTTTCTTATTATATTTTGGTGCGGGGTGGCTAATCGAACATCAATTTATACGGGATCCTCGGGCGTACTATGCTATAGCTGCATTAGCTCCAGCGATACTCTTTGTTACTGTTTTATCTAGCTATCGTGGTTATTTTCAAGGTTTGCAGATGATGACACCGACTGCCGTATCTCAAATATTTGAACAGCTGCTTCGGGTAATAACCATGATTGCTCTCGCTTTTTATTTATTGCCACTTGGCCTTGAGTATGCGGCGGCAGGCGCTAGTTTTGGAGCAGCTCCTGGAGCTGTAGCTGGGCTAATTGTACTAATGTATTATTACTGGCAACATCGGATTGAATTACAGATGAAGATAGTTGCTGAGCCGATTATCAAACAAGAAGCAAGTAGTAAGGTTATATCTCGCATTATAAAACTTGCCTTACCTGTATCATTAGCCAATATTATGCTTCCTGTAGTATCGAGTATTGACTTGTTAATTGTACCTGCAAGGCTAGAGGTTGCCGGCTATACCATTGAACAGGCTACCGAGTTATTTGGTTATTTAACAGGTATGGCAATTGCGCTAATTAACGTTCCAACGATTTTAACAGGGTCTTTGTCATCTAGCTTAGTGCCTGCCATTTCCGAGGCCTTTACACTTAAGAATTACCACCGAATCTATCAAAGTACGGCCATGGCAATGAGGATTGCCAATTTGATTACAATACCAAGTTTTATCGGCATGTATCTTTTGGCGACACCAATATCTTTAATGCTTTATGGTACACCAAATGCAGGTGTCTCTATTGCCATATTATCAGGTGGTGTTGTACTACTAGGGATTCATCAAGTGACTACAGGAGTCTTACAAGGACTAGGGCATACAGCCATTCCTCTTATTAACATGGTAGTTGCTGCTATTGTAAAGATCATGTTAAGTTGGACCTTAACAGCGATGCCTTCTTTAGGGATTGAAGGGGCAGCGTGGGCGACAAATGTAGATTTTACCTTAGGGGCTCTTTTAAATGTATATTTTGTATATCATTATGTAGGCTTTAGCATTGATGCTAAAGATACGGTAAAAACAGCGATTGCCGCGGTTGTGATGGGGGTGATTGTACTACTGACCTATGATGGCGTTATGCTTAAGACCTTTGATAATACAACAGCGACGCTTGCTTCTATCAGTGTAGGTGGTAGCATGTATGGTATTATTCTCTTATTACTAGGAGGAATACAGCAGCGGGATATTGAAAAGTTACCTAAATTTGGTTTACAATTAGCAGGTTTTTTAAGTAAAATAGGTGTACTACGAAAATAA
- the mazG gene encoding nucleoside triphosphate pyrophosphohydrolase, with product MGEITIVGLGPGSFGLITVDTLEKLRTAETLLLRTAKHPTVAELVKLGIPFTSYDSIYEEKESFEEVYMAIAQECIKQAVMGKKVVYAVPGSPLVAEKTVVLIRKLAIEQNVPITILPGMSFLEVLYTRLAIDPIEGITVLDAADLAAIPPELTTALVVTQVYNAYVASEAKLVLMENYPDDYEVVVVKNLGLPDEQLLTVPLFELDRVPGIDHLTSVYVPHRPAVSQSFSLEPILSVMAKLRSKEGCVWDIEQTHPSLRRYMVEEVYEVLEAIELENGDDLCEELGDLLLQIVFHARIAEESKIFSMQDVIDTVTEKMVRRHPHVFGDIKVRDAGEVVLNWDAIKKQEHGHDRHSVLDGIPKGLPSLMRAYKLQSKAAKVGFDWDCIEPIWDKIYEELTELKEACTEGQAADIEAELGDVLFSVVNLARFLKIDGEIALNTTNNKFRRRFMYIEKEVKEKGHNWDKMSLGELDLLWKEAKKHKI from the coding sequence ATGGGAGAAATTACAATTGTGGGTTTAGGACCAGGTTCATTTGGTCTTATTACAGTCGATACCCTTGAAAAGCTAAGAACTGCAGAAACGTTACTTTTGCGTACCGCAAAACATCCAACAGTCGCAGAACTTGTGAAGCTTGGAATACCATTTACTAGTTATGATTCTATTTATGAAGAGAAAGAGTCTTTTGAAGAGGTTTATATGGCCATTGCCCAGGAATGTATAAAGCAGGCAGTAATGGGGAAAAAAGTAGTATATGCCGTTCCAGGCAGCCCTCTTGTGGCGGAAAAAACTGTCGTACTAATTAGAAAGTTAGCGATAGAACAAAATGTACCTATTACCATATTGCCAGGGATGAGTTTCTTAGAAGTCCTATATACGCGTTTAGCCATAGATCCGATTGAAGGTATCACGGTACTTGATGCCGCCGATTTGGCAGCTATACCGCCCGAATTGACAACAGCTTTGGTGGTAACACAGGTCTATAATGCTTATGTTGCTTCTGAAGCGAAATTGGTCTTAATGGAAAACTATCCTGATGATTATGAAGTGGTTGTTGTGAAGAATTTAGGCTTACCTGATGAACAACTATTGACAGTACCTTTATTTGAATTGGATAGGGTGCCTGGTATTGATCACCTCACAAGTGTGTATGTGCCTCATCGTCCGGCAGTAAGTCAGTCTTTTTCTTTAGAGCCGATTCTTAGTGTCATGGCAAAACTTCGTTCGAAAGAGGGGTGTGTCTGGGATATTGAACAAACACACCCCAGCCTTAGACGGTATATGGTGGAGGAAGTGTACGAAGTGTTAGAGGCCATCGAGTTAGAAAATGGAGATGACTTATGTGAAGAACTTGGCGATTTATTACTGCAAATTGTGTTTCATGCACGCATAGCGGAAGAATCCAAGATCTTTTCAATGCAGGATGTAATTGATACAGTTACAGAGAAAATGGTGCGCCGTCATCCCCACGTATTTGGTGATATTAAAGTACGGGATGCGGGCGAGGTAGTTCTTAATTGGGACGCAATTAAAAAGCAGGAGCATGGTCATGACAGGCATTCTGTACTTGATGGTATTCCAAAAGGGCTCCCTAGCCTCATGAGGGCATATAAGTTGCAGTCAAAAGCGGCTAAAGTAGGTTTTGATTGGGATTGTATTGAACCAATATGGGACAAGATATATGAAGAGCTGACGGAATTAAAGGAGGCCTGTACAGAGGGACAAGCTGCTGACATAGAAGCTGAACTAGGAGATGTATTATTTTCTGTAGTGAATTTGGCAAGGTTTTTGAAAATTGATGGAGAAATAGCATTAAATACTACAAATAACAAATTTCGTCGGCGGTTTATGTACATTGAGAAAGAAGTGAAGGAAAAAGGCCATAATTGGGATAAAATGTCACTTGGAGAGCTCGATTTACTCTGGAAAGAGGCAAAAAAGCACAAAATTTAA
- a CDS encoding HU family DNA-binding protein, which translates to MNKTELIASVAEKAGLTKKDAEKAINALFVSVEEALAQQDKVQIIGFGTFEVKTREERKGRNPQTGAEITIPASKNPVFKAGKGLKDIVNQ; encoded by the coding sequence GTGAATAAAACTGAGTTAATTGCAAGTGTTGCAGAAAAAGCGGGTTTGACTAAGAAGGATGCTGAGAAAGCTATCAATGCTTTATTTGTTAGTGTTGAGGAAGCTTTGGCACAACAAGATAAGGTCCAAATCATTGGCTTTGGAACTTTTGAAGTGAAAACACGTGAAGAAAGAAAAGGTCGCAACCCACAAACTGGTGCTGAAATTACTATTCCAGCATCTAAAAACCCAGTTTTCAAGGCTGGTAAAGGCTTGAAAGACATCGTAAATCAATAA
- a CDS encoding response regulator, with amino-acid sequence MSNVLIVDDEPTIAELIEFNLHKAGFQVLKADNGHTALQLVRSDKPDLIILDLMIPGIDGMEVCRKLKGQQHTASIPIIMLTAKNEEVDKIVGLELGADDYMTKPFSPRELVARVKAVLRRSHKESVHDGELAVGKLRLNFASYVAYLDNEKLELTPKEYELLKLFITNVGKAYTREQLLEKVWGYEYFGDTRTVDVHVRHLRAKLATQPEVAEAIETVRGVGYRFSEI; translated from the coding sequence ATGAGTAATGTATTAATTGTTGATGATGAGCCTACTATAGCAGAGTTAATTGAGTTTAACTTACATAAAGCAGGTTTTCAAGTTTTAAAGGCTGATAATGGTCATACAGCGCTCCAACTGGTTAGGAGCGATAAACCGGACTTAATTATCTTGGATTTAATGATTCCAGGTATCGATGGTATGGAAGTATGCCGCAAACTTAAGGGACAACAGCACACAGCAAGTATTCCTATTATTATGTTGACAGCCAAAAATGAAGAAGTGGATAAGATTGTCGGTTTAGAATTAGGCGCTGATGATTATATGACTAAACCATTTAGCCCAAGAGAACTAGTTGCCCGGGTTAAAGCAGTATTACGTCGTAGCCACAAGGAAAGTGTACATGATGGTGAATTGGCGGTTGGTAAATTACGCTTGAATTTTGCCAGCTATGTAGCTTATCTAGATAATGAAAAGTTAGAATTGACACCCAAAGAGTATGAACTACTAAAGCTATTTATTACAAATGTGGGTAAAGCTTATACCCGTGAACAACTACTTGAAAAAGTATGGGGCTATGAATACTTTGGTGACACGCGTACTGTAGATGTACATGTGAGGCATTTAAGAGCAAAACTGGCAACTCAGCCGGAAGTAGCAGAGGCGATAGAAACGGTTCGAGGCGTAGGCTATCGCTTTAGTGAAATTTAA